The following proteins are co-located in the Flavobacteriales bacterium genome:
- a CDS encoding nucleoid-associated protein has protein sequence MINVESSKLGQLAIHRVGNKHNEESIFVSDEPVELTDELKEILENYFLKPFVKLTEKNEFVHEVELSYNVLKGIAENTFASEELFFEDSAKIVKHLYDQSNHPHIKSGDLFVAYFDEMYLEGELLNAIGIFKSERKDSFFQISENETQLKLITEEGISVKKLDKGALILNSSEKGLIVLTVDNNNYDASYWKKDFLSIDVVKDENYETKAYMDLCKSFAKDVIGNNETKKEEIDFISQSVKYFEENDHVETEEFNDFLFDGVEEMKEDFVDYKKAYEQEYEIEIADSFDISQPVLQREKKAISNTIKLDTNIQLKMNFNDPDAIHRFVEQGYDEQKDMHYYKVYYNREIK, from the coding sequence ATGATAAATGTAGAATCTTCTAAATTAGGACAATTAGCCATTCATAGAGTAGGGAATAAACATAATGAGGAATCAATTTTTGTATCAGATGAGCCTGTAGAATTAACAGATGAATTAAAAGAGATATTGGAAAACTATTTCTTAAAGCCTTTTGTTAAGTTAACAGAGAAAAATGAGTTTGTACATGAAGTAGAGTTGTCCTATAATGTACTAAAAGGAATAGCAGAAAATACATTTGCAAGTGAAGAGTTGTTTTTTGAAGATTCAGCAAAAATAGTCAAACACTTATACGATCAGTCCAATCATCCTCATATCAAATCAGGTGATTTATTTGTTGCCTATTTTGATGAGATGTATCTTGAGGGAGAGTTGTTAAACGCTATTGGGATTTTTAAGTCCGAAAGAAAAGATTCTTTTTTTCAAATTTCTGAGAATGAAACACAATTAAAATTAATAACAGAAGAGGGGATTAGTGTGAAGAAGTTAGATAAAGGAGCTTTAATTCTCAATTCAAGTGAAAAAGGGTTGATTGTGTTGACTGTAGACAATAACAATTACGATGCAAGTTATTGGAAAAAGGATTTTTTGAGCATAGATGTTGTAAAAGATGAAAATTATGAAACAAAAGCTTACATGGATTTATGTAAGTCTTTTGCAAAAGATGTCATCGGAAATAATGAAACCAAAAAAGAAGAAATAGATTTTATTTCTCAATCTGTAAAATATTTCGAAGAAAATGATCATGTTGAGACAGAAGAGTTTAATGACTTTTTGTTTGATGGAGTAGAAGAGATGAAAGAAGATTTTGTTGATTATAAAAAAGCCTACGAACAAGAGTACGAAATTGAAATAGCAGATTCTTTCGATATTTCTCAACCTGTTTTACAACGAGAAAAAAAGGCGATTAGCAATACAATTAAACTTGATACTAATATTCAGTTAAAAATGAATTTTAATGATCCTGATGCAATTCATCGTTTTGTAGAGCAAGGGTATGATGAACAAAAAGATATGCATTATTATAAAGTGTATTACAACCGAGAGATTAAGTGA